The following coding sequences are from one Salvia hispanica cultivar TCC Black 2014 chromosome 3, UniMelb_Shisp_WGS_1.0, whole genome shotgun sequence window:
- the LOC125209743 gene encoding receptor-like protein EIX2, with translation MEVLDALDLSHNQLSGKIPTSLAGIHTLGFLDLSNNDLSGKIPTGTQLQSFNASYYAGNDGLCGNPLPKCPGDILRPSTTNSKGNIYDKDDVFSFMQEVGISMGFGFIFGFWGVIGSFILKKSWRIAFFNLLDAVGDWFYVRIVVFVSKWRRN, from the coding sequence ATGGAGGTGCTAGATGCTCTTGATCTATCTCACAACCAACTCTCTGGCAAGATACCTACAAGTTTGGCAGGAATACACACTCTTggttttcttgatttgtcGAACAACGATTTGTCTGGAAAAATTCCAACGGGTACTCAACTTCAGAGCTTCAATGCATCGTATTATGCCGGTAATGACGGACTATGTGGCAACCCTCTACCAAAGTGCCCCGGAGATATCTTGAGGCCATCCACCACTAATTCGAAGGGAAATATATATGATAAAGACGACGTCTTCTCATTTATGCAAGAGGTTGGCATATCAATGGGCTTTGGTTTTATCTTTGGATTTTGGGGAGTTATTGGTTCGTTCATATTGAAGAAATCATGGAGAATTGCATTCTTCAACTTGTTGGATGCTGTTGGAGATTGGTTCTACGTAAGGATTGTTGTCTTTGTATCCAAAtggagaagaaattga
- the LOC125209742 gene encoding receptor-like protein EIX2, with amino-acid sequence MSEERDAKVRCIESEREALLSFKNGTIDEDGFLSSWRSNECCEWDGVECSNTTGHVIALKCHNFGLQVGMISEAFQSRNSLDPLKQLQHLSLHDSNFSGVVPPQFGNLTNLRSLDLSFNSLTPMSLSILGFVLESLQILTLSGNQFNGSIPDLRPFPSLTHLDLSGNNFTGPVPLSLGQLSELQNLDLSFNSLEGLVSESHFIKLDKLKSLDLSYNPLLNLDIAPDWSPPFQLSIISLAECDVGPYFPKWIRSQRNLSSLDLTSANIRDEVPIWLWNTSSLLNVLSLSDNQISGTIPNLSSTSIMFMDVSYNQFSGPIPLFPATTYEIMSGNMFSGSISSICETHHDQLETLRLSNNLLEGQVPNCWEKMPGLNSINLANNKFTGEIPASLVELRNLGALQMHGNNLSGELPYSLRHCQALRIIDVEGNKLTGEIPTWIGQLHSMLILNLRGNKLHGSIPSQICNLTNIQILDLSINNFSSIIPDCFNNFTVLSRKYIQNLEFDEILFVSLDLMNGNKHNGYSSFQWKGKESDYWNNVKWLKLIDFSSNRLTGNIPKSFSTMRGLISLNLSRNSLTDI; translated from the exons ATGAGCGAAGAGA GAGATGCAAAAGTGAGATGCATCGAGAGCGAGAGAGAAGCTCTTCTTAGCTTCAAGAATGGCACCATCGACGAGGATGGTTTTCTCTCGTCGTGGCGAAGCAACGAATGCTGTGAATGGGATGGTGTTGAGTGCAGCAACACCACTGGTCATGTCATCGCCCTCAAATGTCATAATTTTGGATTGCAAG TTGGAATGATTTCGGAGGCATTCCAATCCCGGAATTCATTGGATCCATTAAAACAGTTGCAACACTTGTCTCTTCATGATTCTAATTTTTCTGGGGTTGTTCCTCCACAGTTTGGAAACCTTACCAATCTACGCTCACTTGATCTCTCGTTTAACTCTTTGACTCCAATGTCTCTTTCTATACTTGGTTTTGTGTTGGAATCACTCCAAATACTAACCTTGTCTGGAAATCAATTCAACGGATCAATCCCAGACCTGAGACCATTTCCTTCGTTGACACACTTGGACCTCTCCGGAAACAACTTTACAGGTCCCGTTCCTCTGAGTCTTGGCCAACTCTCCGAGCTTCAAAATCTAGATCTTTCTTTTAATTCTTTGGAAGGTTTAGTGTCTGAATCCCACTTCATTAAGCTTGATAAGTTAAAGTCCTTAGATTTATCCTACAATCCATTATTGAACTTGGATATTGCCCCTGATTGGAGTCCTCCTTTTCAGTTGAGTATTATATCTTTAGCTGAGTGCGATGTGGGTCCATATTTTCCAAAGTGGATACGATCTCAGAGGAATTTGTCATCCCTTGATCTCACTAGTGCCAATATAAGAGATGAAGTCCCTATATGGTTGTGGAATACGTCTTCCTTATTAAATGTCTTAAGTCTCTCCGACAATCAAATAAGTGGTACGATTCCGAATCTCTCATCCACCTCCATCATGTTTATGGATGTTAGTTACAATCAATTCTCAGGTCCTATACCATTATTTCCTGCAACTACTTATGAGATTATGAGTGGAAATATGTTTTCCGGGTCAATTTCATCTATTTGTGAAACACACCACGATCAGCTTGAGACTCTTCGCCTCTCCAATAATCTGTTGGAAGGACAGGTTCCCAACTGCTGGGAGAAAATGCCGGGATTAAACTCCATCAATTTGGCTAACAACAAATTTACAGGTGAAATACCTGCCTCGTTGGTCGAGTTACGAAACCTTGGTGCCCTACAGATGCATGGTAATAATTTATCTGGTGAGTTGCCTTATAGTTTGAGACATTGCCAAGCATTGAGAATCATTGATGTTGAAGGGAACAAGTTAACAGGAGAGATCCCCACTTGGATTGGCCAGTTGCATAGCATGCTAATTCTAAATCTTCGTGGAAATAAATTGCATGGCAGTATTCCTTCCCAGATATGCAatcttacaaatattcaaattctgGATTTGTCGATAAATAACTTTTCTTCGATAATACCTGATTGCTTCAACAATTTTACTGTCTTGTCTAGAAAGTATATCCAAAATCTAGAATTTGATGAAATTCTTTTTGTTTCGCTAGACCTTATGAATGGAAATAAGCACAATGGATATTCATCATTTCAATGGAAAGGCAAGGAATCGGATTATTGGAATAATGTCAAATGGCTCAAACTCATTGATTTTTCTAGCAATAGATTGACCGGAAACATTCCCAAATCGTTTTCCACTATGAGGGGATTAATATCCTTGAATCTATCAAGAAATAGTTTGACAGATATATAA